Within the Pseudomonas oryzae genome, the region TGCCAGGAAGCGCGCAGCTGATTCCGTTGCCGGATCCGTGCTCTGGCCAAAGCGGGCAGCCCGCTTGGCCAGAGCAGGATCGGTCGATTCGCCCGGGGGTTGCCTCTCCTCAGTGACGCTTGGCTCTTCGGATGTTCAGGAGGATGCCACCCAGGATCAGCAGCGCGAGCGGGGCAAGGCCGATGATGGCGGTCTTCGCGGGTATTTCCACGCCGAGGCTGTACAGGCCGGCATACAGCAGCTTGAACAGGCTCAGCAGGTAGTAGCTGATGGCGATGATGGACAGGCCTTCCACCGCCTTCTGGATCTTGATCTGGGTATCGGCACGGGCGCTGAGGCTGCTGAGGATCTCCGCATTCTGCTCCTCCATCTCGACCTGCACACGGGCCTGCAGCAAGTCGCCGAGGTTGGCCACGCTCCGGCCAAGACGCTCCAGGCGCTGGTCGGTGGCGGCGCAGTAGCGCACCGTAGGCCGGAAACGCCGCTCGATGAACACCCCCAGGCGCTGGCAGTCGCCGGTGCGGGACTCGCGCAGCTCGTTGATCCGCTCGGAGACGATCTTCGCGTAGGCCTCGGTCGCGCTGAAGCGTTGGCGGGTACGCGCGGTCATGCGCACGATGTGCGCGGAGAGCGCGGAGATGTCGGCCGACAAGTCCTTGGCGCTGCTGCTGCCCTCGGCGTTGAGGTCCGATAGCCGAGTAAGCTCCCGCTCGTACTCTCTGAGCTCAAGGCTAACCTTCTGGGCCACCGGCAGGGCCAGGGAGGCCATCATCCGGTAGGTTTCGATCTCGAACAGGCGGCGGATCATGCGTCCCAGCCGATAAGCGTTGAGGCATCGGTTGACCAGCAGGAGGCGGTTGATACCGTCCTCGGCGAGACGGAAGTCCGACCAGACGACCGCATCGCCGCCACCTATGTCGGAGCCCGCCGGATCCTTGAAGCCATAGTGGGCGGTGTCGCCAGCCCAGTGCTCGTGCGCCACGACCAGCACCTGATCGGCGTTGATCAGCAGATGCCGGTAGTCGGCGATCAGCGTCTCGAGCGCCGGCGGTGGCGGCGGCCAGTTGGCATCGCCAGCCTGCCTCGGCACCATCAGTGTGAGCGTGAAGAACTCCGTGTGGCGCTCCCACTTGAGGGTGGAATCGCCAAGGCGCATCAGCGCCTGCGAGTCGTTGGTCGCCAGCATGGTGTCGGCGGCCAGATTCAGGCGCTGCACCAGTGCATCGCAGACATGCTCGGTATCGGCGAAGGCGTAGTGGTAGACGTGGGCCGGCTCGCGGAAGTAGATGGATGGCCGGGAATGCAGTTCGTTGTGCAGGGCTTGTCGAAGAGGATGCATGTGGGCTTGCTGCGCTGGAGGGTTGTTCGGGGG harbors:
- a CDS encoding DUF3422 domain-containing protein → MHPLRQALHNELHSRPSIYFREPAHVYHYAFADTEHVCDALVQRLNLAADTMLATNDSQALMRLGDSTLKWERHTEFFTLTLMVPRQAGDANWPPPPPALETLIADYRHLLINADQVLVVAHEHWAGDTAHYGFKDPAGSDIGGGDAVVWSDFRLAEDGINRLLLVNRCLNAYRLGRMIRRLFEIETYRMMASLALPVAQKVSLELREYERELTRLSDLNAEGSSSAKDLSADISALSAHIVRMTARTRQRFSATEAYAKIVSERINELRESRTGDCQRLGVFIERRFRPTVRYCAATDQRLERLGRSVANLGDLLQARVQVEMEEQNAEILSSLSARADTQIKIQKAVEGLSIIAISYYLLSLFKLLYAGLYSLGVEIPAKTAIIGLAPLALLILGGILLNIRRAKRH